A window of the Nitrospirota bacterium genome harbors these coding sequences:
- the kdsA gene encoding 3-deoxy-8-phosphooctulonate synthase — translation MKVHVKVGDFSIGDGQPLCLIAGPCVVESKEIALEVARHVSRCCRKRGINYLFKSSFDKANRTSVRSFRGQGMDRGLEILAEVKEKVGVPLLTDVHDVSQVEKVAGVADILQIPAFLCRQTDLIQAAVRTGRIVNIKKGQFVSPEEMKNVVEKASAAGNGNILLTERGTMFGYQNLVADFRSLPILRGLGCPVVFDASHSLQRPGGLGHASGGDRQFIAPFARAAVAIGVDALYIEVHPRPERALSDGPTSLRLADLDKLLDDVVKIRRAIGPLGARRRF, via the coding sequence TTGAAAGTCCATGTGAAGGTGGGGGATTTCTCCATCGGCGACGGCCAGCCGCTCTGTCTTATTGCGGGGCCCTGTGTGGTCGAATCAAAGGAGATTGCGCTGGAGGTGGCCCGGCATGTGAGTCGGTGCTGCCGGAAGCGGGGGATCAACTACCTCTTCAAGTCTTCGTTCGACAAAGCCAATCGGACGAGTGTTCGATCCTTTCGGGGACAGGGTATGGATCGTGGTTTGGAGATTCTGGCCGAAGTGAAAGAAAAGGTGGGGGTGCCGCTTCTCACGGATGTCCACGATGTGTCTCAAGTGGAGAAGGTGGCGGGGGTGGCGGACATTCTTCAGATTCCGGCGTTCTTGTGCCGCCAGACGGATCTTATTCAGGCCGCCGTCCGGACGGGGAGGATCGTCAATATCAAGAAAGGCCAGTTCGTCTCACCGGAAGAAATGAAGAACGTGGTGGAAAAGGCGTCGGCCGCCGGCAACGGGAACATCCTGCTGACCGAGAGAGGCACCATGTTTGGATATCAAAATCTGGTGGCCGATTTTCGGTCTCTGCCGATCCTCCGCGGGCTGGGGTGCCCGGTGGTGTTCGACGCGAGCCACAGTCTCCAGAGGCCGGGCGGATTGGGCCATGCTTCCGGCGGTGATCGACAATTCATCGCGCCGTTCGCGAGGGCTGCGGTGGCGATTGGAGTGGACGCTCTCTACATCGAAGTCCATCCCCGGCCGGAACGCGCGCTCTCGGACGGGCCGACGTCCCTCCGCCTCGCGGACCTCGACAAGCTGCTGGATGACGTGGTGAAAATCAGGCGGGCGATTGGTCCCCTGGGGGCCCGACGTAGATTCTAG
- the rmuC gene encoding DNA recombination protein RmuC, which produces MSPSFLAVLAISGAVLLAVLIVILVRISSMEKQSESTARALREELAQARQESSLLARQGREELTAGIRSFADSLHAQVTAMADLQAKQLGLFSTQLSTWSEAGRQGLEKMRESVESRLRSLQQDNSEKLEKMRETVDEKLQGTLEKRLTQSFSLVNERLEQVYKGLGDMQSLASGVGDLKRVLSNVKARGIMGEIQLENILSEILTNEQYDKNVVTRVGSREPVEFAVRMPGRDDGHGVVWMPIDAKFPVEDYHRLLNAQELGDPAAAEAAGKQMEGRVKSQAKDIKEKYLDPPNTTEFGIMFLPFEGLYAEVIRRPGLFETLQKDYRVVVTGPTTLAAFLNSLQMGFRTLAIQKRSSEVWRLLGAIRTEFGKFGELLERTQAQIQTVGNTIAGAASKSRTIERKLKDVEALPTPDAARLLDDE; this is translated from the coding sequence ATGTCACCATCTTTTCTCGCGGTCCTGGCCATTTCGGGCGCCGTCCTACTCGCCGTTCTCATCGTCATCCTCGTGCGGATTTCGTCGATGGAAAAACAATCGGAGTCCACGGCACGGGCTCTCCGAGAAGAATTGGCCCAGGCACGTCAGGAATCATCACTCCTGGCCCGTCAGGGGCGGGAGGAACTGACGGCCGGTATCCGATCCTTTGCGGATTCCCTCCACGCCCAGGTCACGGCCATGGCGGACCTCCAGGCGAAACAGCTCGGGCTGTTTTCAACGCAACTCTCCACGTGGAGCGAAGCCGGGCGGCAGGGCCTGGAGAAAATGCGGGAGTCGGTCGAGTCGAGATTGAGATCGCTCCAGCAGGACAACAGCGAGAAACTGGAGAAGATGAGGGAGACCGTGGACGAAAAACTCCAGGGAACGCTTGAGAAGCGTCTCACCCAATCATTCAGCCTGGTGAACGAGAGACTGGAGCAGGTGTACAAGGGGCTCGGCGACATGCAAAGTCTCGCCTCGGGCGTCGGGGATCTCAAGCGAGTCCTGAGCAATGTGAAGGCGCGCGGGATCATGGGTGAGATCCAGCTCGAAAACATCCTCAGTGAAATTCTGACGAACGAACAGTACGACAAGAACGTGGTGACGCGGGTTGGCTCGCGGGAGCCGGTTGAATTCGCGGTCCGGATGCCGGGGAGGGACGACGGCCACGGTGTGGTCTGGATGCCGATCGACGCAAAGTTTCCGGTGGAGGACTACCATCGGTTGCTGAATGCGCAAGAACTCGGCGATCCGGCGGCGGCCGAGGCTGCGGGGAAGCAGATGGAGGGGCGCGTGAAGTCGCAGGCGAAGGACATCAAGGAGAAATACCTCGATCCGCCGAACACCACGGAGTTCGGAATCATGTTTCTCCCGTTCGAGGGATTATATGCGGAGGTGATCCGGCGCCCGGGATTGTTTGAAACGCTTCAAAAGGACTACCGGGTCGTCGTGACGGGACCGACCACGCTCGCCGCGTTTCTGAATAGTTTGCAGATGGGGTTCCGAACCCTGGCGATCCAGAAGAGGTCGAGTGAGGTGTGGCGGCTTCTGGGAGCGATCCGGACGGAGTTCGGGAAATTCGGAGAACTTTTGGAGCGGACCCAAGCGCAGATCCAGACCGTGGGAAACACCATCGCCGGCGCCGCGAGCAAGTCCCGCACCATCGAACGCAAGCTCAAGGACGTGGAGGCACTCCCCACCCCGGATGCCGCCCGGCTCCTCGACGATGAATAG
- a CDS encoding class I SAM-dependent methyltransferase produces the protein MTPQLRKRVRSAARILLMRWLGPYFRLRAARRRLWALAPHKASYADALKATRACQDFWSAQKEVEIVALLELVEKNAPRYVCEIGTRFGGTFFLLSRACRPDATLITIDCEMLFERRLIYRSLGVPGQRLVPIHGASSAPAILERVRRELGSHLLDLLFIDGDHSYEGVSRDFRLYSPLVRRGGLIVLHDIVLDHRQRYGKETDNNSGQVPTFWNEVKQKYAAREFVGNPDQNAYGIGVLQV, from the coding sequence ATGACGCCACAGCTCCGGAAGCGCGTCCGTTCGGCGGCCCGCATTCTCCTCATGCGATGGCTGGGGCCCTACTTCCGCCTGAGGGCGGCGAGGCGGAGGCTGTGGGCGTTGGCCCCGCATAAAGCCTCCTATGCAGATGCCTTGAAAGCAACCCGGGCGTGTCAAGATTTCTGGTCCGCCCAGAAAGAGGTCGAAATTGTCGCCTTGTTGGAATTGGTCGAGAAGAATGCCCCTCGATATGTGTGTGAAATCGGGACTCGGTTTGGCGGCACCTTCTTTCTCCTCTCAAGGGCCTGCCGGCCGGATGCCACGCTTATCACCATCGATTGCGAGATGCTCTTCGAACGGCGACTCATCTACCGGTCGCTGGGAGTTCCCGGCCAGCGCCTTGTTCCTATTCACGGTGCATCGAGCGCGCCGGCCATTCTCGAGAGGGTCAGGCGCGAGTTGGGATCCCACCTCCTCGACTTGTTATTCATCGACGGCGACCATTCCTACGAGGGGGTGAGTCGCGATTTCCGGCTATACTCGCCCTTGGTGAGACGCGGCGGGTTGATTGTCCTCCATGATATTGTCCTCGATCATCGGCAGCGGTACGGGAAAGAAACCGACAACAACAGCGGGCAAGTGCCCACGTTTTGGAATGAGGTCAAGCAGAAGTACGCGGCCCGCGAGTTTGTGGGGAATCCAGATCAGAATGCCTATGGGATCGGCGTTCTCCAAGTCTGA
- a CDS encoding NUDIX hydrolase, which translates to MTPFLTVDAIIELRGGIVLIERKNPPPGWALPGGYVEYGESVEKAVVREAREETGLRIRLEEQFHVYSDPRRDTRRHNVAVVFIATASGAPKGGDDARNARCFAQQEIPFDDLAFDHSRILRDYLAYRKSGDRPKTGG; encoded by the coding sequence CTGACGCCGTTTCTGACGGTGGATGCGATCATAGAACTTCGCGGCGGCATCGTGCTGATTGAGCGAAAGAACCCTCCGCCGGGGTGGGCTCTACCGGGCGGATATGTGGAGTACGGGGAATCGGTGGAGAAGGCCGTGGTTCGAGAGGCGAGAGAAGAAACAGGACTGAGAATTCGCTTGGAAGAACAGTTCCACGTTTATTCCGACCCAAGACGGGATACCCGTCGTCATAACGTGGCCGTGGTCTTTATCGCGACCGCGTCGGGAGCCCCGAAAGGCGGGGACGACGCTCGAAACGCACGATGCTTCGCGCAGCAAGAAATTCCATTCGATGATCTGGCGTTCGATCATTCTCGAATCCTTCGCGACTATCTTGCATATCGGAAGTCCGGAGACAGGCCCAAGACGGGGGGCTGA
- a CDS encoding cation transporter: protein MSAAVISSPAVEAEDRRRPPLRFGDGDRNRHGDSRRRVINRVLWLVLLGNALVAAAKIAYGLFSGSLAIQADGFHSTLDGANNVVALAVMRIAAQPPDEGHPYGHRKFEVLGSLAIGVFVLLMILRVGEAAWSALKGASHPSLGVEAYGVMLVTLAVNLVVTTYEQREGRRLDSALLTADARHTLADVFVTLAVLVGVLGVRLGWGKADAVASIGVLALMAWLGYTIFRRAIQVLADESVIDPTELVRVVESIGGVQRCHRARSRGGSGDVKVDVVIEVDPEISVRSAHSIADRVEEAIQKRFSEVDDVVVHVEPLEKA from the coding sequence ATGAGTGCAGCGGTGATTTCTTCGCCGGCCGTCGAGGCCGAGGACCGCCGCCGCCCTCCGCTTCGCTTCGGGGACGGCGATCGGAATCGGCATGGGGATTCGCGCCGGAGGGTGATCAACCGGGTCCTGTGGCTGGTCCTCCTGGGCAACGCTCTTGTGGCGGCGGCCAAGATTGCCTATGGGCTGTTCTCCGGATCGCTGGCTATTCAGGCCGACGGATTCCATTCCACTCTGGATGGGGCGAACAACGTGGTGGCGCTGGCGGTGATGCGCATTGCCGCCCAGCCTCCCGATGAGGGACACCCGTATGGTCATCGGAAGTTTGAGGTTCTGGGATCGCTGGCCATCGGAGTCTTTGTTCTCCTCATGATCCTGCGTGTGGGGGAAGCCGCATGGAGCGCGCTCAAAGGCGCATCCCACCCGTCGCTGGGGGTCGAAGCTTACGGCGTGATGTTGGTGACGCTCGCCGTCAATCTTGTGGTGACGACCTACGAGCAGCGTGAAGGGAGGCGGTTGGACAGTGCCCTTCTGACGGCCGATGCGCGCCACACGCTGGCCGATGTGTTTGTGACGCTCGCCGTGCTGGTCGGGGTCCTGGGCGTTCGGTTGGGCTGGGGGAAGGCGGATGCCGTGGCTTCGATCGGAGTCCTGGCGCTCATGGCGTGGCTCGGGTACACCATTTTTCGCCGGGCGATCCAGGTTCTTGCGGATGAGAGCGTCATCGATCCGACTGAACTGGTGCGTGTGGTTGAGTCGATTGGGGGTGTCCAGAGGTGCCACCGGGCACGTTCCCGAGGGGGATCGGGGGATGTGAAGGTGGACGTGGTGATCGAGGTGGACCCGGAGATCAGCGTCAGGAGCGCCCACTCGATCGCCGACCGGGTGGAAGAGGCGATTCAGAAACGCTTTTCCGAGGTTGACGACGTGGTGGTTCACGTGGAACCCTTGGAGAAAGCGTGA
- a CDS encoding DHH family phosphoesterase, whose product MPHLLRGVRNDPKDIQVLVPEHRHAAQLLDEGFQACQVDLASIDTFRSLKPGAGDIFVVELTDRERTQEVLRTLSEIFPQNQGLILQTDSTLEIQSPNGMNYLHVPIWDVFGHGVGRDLRRLRSRKKVQELRSTLEGLADFAILLHDNPDPDGIASAMAVRTIVGRTRSTAPTVTFAPITRPENLAMIKLLELEVRQVVPSDLEKFGGLVMVDVQPTYFAGRIKHVDAVLDHHPEQSDYTARFKDIRTSYGATSTILYEYLEALETPLQERLATAMYYALKVDTQKLGVHMSPADIRAFSGLFPVANKTTIRKIEQPELTREDFDSLVKALESKKVYKDMIFAYLGPVEREDTLAHLADLSLYLERIRWAVACGVLGDNLVVSIRNNGHVRSAGELAKLCFGEWGRAGGHRSMAKAIVPLPEFNQRFGKDVLKGVVKVIRAGLGFKGTTKPRNGEKVS is encoded by the coding sequence GTGCCCCATCTTTTGCGCGGGGTGCGGAACGATCCAAAGGATATCCAAGTGCTCGTTCCCGAGCATCGCCATGCGGCGCAACTTCTGGATGAGGGATTTCAGGCCTGCCAGGTGGATCTCGCATCGATCGATACTTTTCGGTCGCTCAAGCCCGGCGCCGGAGATATTTTCGTCGTCGAACTGACCGATCGCGAGCGAACGCAGGAGGTGCTGCGCACGCTCAGCGAGATATTCCCCCAGAATCAGGGTCTGATCCTCCAGACGGATTCCACGCTGGAGATCCAATCGCCGAACGGGATGAATTACCTCCATGTGCCCATTTGGGACGTCTTCGGCCACGGGGTGGGGAGGGATCTCCGTCGGCTGCGATCGCGGAAGAAGGTTCAGGAACTTCGATCCACGCTGGAAGGTTTGGCCGATTTTGCCATTCTCCTTCACGACAACCCGGACCCGGACGGCATCGCGAGTGCCATGGCGGTTCGGACGATAGTGGGGCGGACACGGTCGACCGCCCCGACGGTCACCTTCGCCCCGATTACGCGTCCTGAAAACCTGGCCATGATCAAGCTGCTGGAGCTGGAGGTGCGGCAGGTAGTGCCTTCCGATCTCGAGAAGTTCGGCGGCCTGGTCATGGTGGACGTCCAGCCCACCTACTTCGCAGGGCGGATCAAGCACGTAGACGCGGTTCTAGATCATCATCCCGAGCAATCGGATTACACGGCGCGTTTCAAAGATATCCGGACTTCCTACGGTGCTACGTCCACTATTCTCTATGAGTACTTGGAGGCGCTGGAGACCCCGCTTCAGGAGCGGTTGGCCACTGCGATGTACTATGCCCTCAAGGTCGACACCCAAAAGCTGGGGGTCCACATGAGCCCCGCCGACATCCGGGCTTTTTCGGGGCTGTTTCCTGTTGCCAACAAGACGACCATTCGCAAGATCGAGCAGCCCGAACTCACGCGGGAGGATTTCGATTCGTTGGTAAAGGCCTTGGAAAGTAAGAAGGTCTACAAGGACATGATTTTCGCCTACCTCGGGCCCGTGGAGCGGGAGGACACGCTGGCCCATCTTGCGGACCTGTCGCTTTACCTCGAACGGATTCGTTGGGCCGTGGCCTGTGGCGTGCTCGGCGACAATCTGGTCGTCTCGATTCGGAACAATGGCCACGTGAGGAGCGCCGGTGAGCTGGCGAAGCTGTGTTTCGGGGAATGGGGGAGGGCCGGGGGCCACCGGTCGATGGCGAAAGCGATCGTGCCCCTTCCGGAATTCAACCAAAGATTTGGGAAGGACGTCCTCAAGGGCGTGGTGAAAGTGATCCGGGCGGGACTGGGCTTTAAGGGGACCACGAAACCCCGGAACGGCGAAAAAGTTTCTTGA
- the alr gene encoding alanine racemase: MKSQFSNLKSPRFFRPTVCTIDLDALGRNFLTLKQLAGPRKFIAVVKSNAYGHGAVEVARRLELQGVNRLAVVSLEEAIELREAGIRKPILILGILQPSSADLIAAYRFTPALFSQEMARALQSAARSLGVHLPIHIKIDSGMGRLGITPAECPAMAETLEDCPNLRVESVFTHLAKADIDPEFTTHQLRTFTTAAELFKGRNGQLPIRHAANSAAVLRHPDALFDAIRPGLALYGVSPFDVGRAAVRLEPILSLSTRILFLKELPADTPISYGGTFRTRRPSVIATLPIGYADGLSRLRSNPSEGMGGKVGGHVLVKGRRAPIVGVLCGISSRVPRIYVGPPGDQSPA; the protein is encoded by the coding sequence TTGAAATCTCAATTCTCAAATCTGAAATCGCCTCGCTTTTTCCGCCCCACCGTCTGCACGATCGACCTCGATGCCTTGGGGCGGAACTTTCTCACCCTGAAGCAGCTTGCCGGCCCAAGGAAATTCATCGCCGTGGTCAAATCCAATGCCTACGGTCACGGAGCCGTGGAGGTAGCCCGAAGGCTGGAATTGCAGGGAGTGAACCGTCTGGCTGTTGTTTCGCTCGAAGAAGCCATCGAGCTGCGGGAGGCCGGCATTCGAAAGCCCATTCTCATCCTCGGGATCCTTCAGCCTTCCAGCGCCGATCTCATCGCCGCCTATCGGTTCACCCCGGCCCTGTTCTCCCAGGAGATGGCCCGTGCCCTCCAATCGGCCGCACGAAGCCTCGGAGTGCACCTTCCCATACACATCAAAATCGACTCGGGCATGGGCCGCCTGGGAATCACGCCGGCCGAGTGCCCGGCCATGGCCGAAACCCTTGAGGACTGTCCCAACCTCCGTGTCGAGAGCGTGTTTACTCACCTCGCGAAGGCCGATATCGACCCGGAGTTCACGACACACCAATTGAGAACATTCACCACGGCAGCGGAGCTTTTCAAGGGCCGCAATGGCCAACTCCCCATTCGGCACGCAGCCAACAGCGCTGCCGTGCTTAGGCATCCGGACGCGCTGTTTGACGCGATCCGGCCGGGGCTCGCCTTATATGGAGTTAGTCCATTCGATGTAGGCCGCGCCGCCGTCCGATTGGAACCGATCCTTTCACTGTCCACGCGAATTCTGTTCCTAAAAGAGCTACCGGCCGACACGCCCATCAGCTACGGTGGCACGTTCAGAACGCGCCGACCCTCCGTGATCGCAACGTTGCCTATCGGGTACGCGGACGGACTCAGCCGCCTGCGATCGAATCCCTCGGAAGGCATGGGTGGCAAAGTTGGCGGCCACGTATTGGTGAAAGGGAGACGTGCCCCCATCGTTGGGGTACTCTGCGGAATCTCCTCCCGAGTCCCTAGAATCTACGTCGGGCCCCCAGGGGACCAATCGCCCGCCTGA
- a CDS encoding DUF3467 domain-containing protein yields the protein MSETLRKEQQIQIQIDEPIGQGVYSNFCAVTHKQGEFIVDFIFIQPLEPKGKVRSRVVLTPVAAKQIFQTLMENMRIYEERFGRIEILAGEPKPTMMQ from the coding sequence ATGTCTGAAACACTTCGAAAAGAGCAGCAAATTCAAATCCAAATCGACGAGCCGATTGGGCAGGGAGTCTATTCGAATTTCTGCGCCGTCACCCACAAGCAGGGAGAATTCATAGTCGATTTCATCTTCATCCAGCCGCTGGAACCGAAGGGAAAAGTTCGCAGTCGGGTCGTTCTCACCCCGGTGGCCGCCAAGCAGATTTTCCAAACGCTGATGGAAAACATGCGGATCTACGAGGAACGATTCGGACGCATCGAGATCCTCGCCGGGGAACCCAAGCCGACCATGATGCAGTAG